From Roseovarius nanhaiticus, one genomic window encodes:
- the dapE gene encoding succinyl-diaminopimelate desuccinylase, whose product MTHTPIDPAELTAALIRCPSVTPEEGGALGVLEDVLSAAGFACWRADRGGIANLYARWGDKGAPRSFGFNGHTDVVPLGDEAAWSVAPFGAEVKDGMMWGRGATDMKSGVAAFAAAAVDFVQQTPPDGAVILAITGDEEGDALDGTTAILDWMQEKGEAMDVCLVGEPTCPEEMGDMIKIGRRGSLSAWITITGKQGHSAYPHRAINPLPAMARLVDRISAHTLDEGTDHFDPSTLAVVTIDTGNAATNVIPAAVRATVNIRYNDIHSGDSLTEWLQGQLDAICQEMGVNGALEVKNSGEAFLTPPGNFSDLIVRAVEAETGRTPVLSTSGGTSDARFVKDHCPVVECGLVGKTMHQVDENVSIEQIHQLKAIYGRILRDYFAG is encoded by the coding sequence ATGACACACACACCGATCGATCCCGCCGAGCTGACCGCCGCTCTTATCCGCTGCCCCTCCGTCACCCCCGAAGAGGGCGGCGCGCTGGGCGTTTTGGAGGATGTGCTAAGCGCGGCGGGCTTTGCCTGCTGGCGAGCGGACAGGGGCGGAATCGCCAATCTTTACGCGCGCTGGGGCGACAAGGGCGCGCCGCGCAGCTTTGGCTTCAACGGTCATACGGATGTGGTCCCACTGGGCGATGAGGCGGCATGGAGCGTGGCGCCCTTCGGTGCCGAGGTGAAGGACGGCATGATGTGGGGCCGCGGCGCGACGGACATGAAATCAGGCGTCGCCGCCTTTGCCGCCGCTGCCGTGGATTTCGTGCAACAGACGCCGCCCGATGGGGCCGTGATCCTCGCGATCACCGGCGATGAGGAGGGCGATGCACTGGATGGAACCACCGCGATCCTCGACTGGATGCAGGAGAAGGGCGAGGCGATGGATGTCTGCCTCGTGGGCGAGCCGACCTGCCCCGAGGAGATGGGCGACATGATCAAGATCGGGCGCCGTGGATCACTGAGCGCGTGGATCACCATCACCGGCAAGCAGGGGCATTCCGCCTATCCGCATCGCGCGATCAATCCGCTACCCGCGATGGCGCGGCTGGTGGACCGGATCAGCGCGCACACGCTGGACGAAGGGACTGATCACTTCGATCCGTCGACCCTGGCGGTCGTGACCATCGATACCGGCAATGCCGCGACCAACGTGATCCCGGCCGCCGTGCGCGCCACGGTGAATATTCGCTATAACGACATCCACAGCGGCGACAGCCTGACCGAGTGGCTGCAAGGCCAGCTCGATGCAATTTGCCAAGAGATGGGCGTGAACGGCGCCCTTGAGGTCAAAAATTCGGGTGAGGCATTTCTGACGCCGCCGGGCAATTTCTCAGACCTGATCGTGCGCGCGGTCGAGGCCGAGACGGGGCGCACGCCGGTGCTCAGCACGTCGGGCGGCACGTCGGATGCGCGCTTCGTCAAGGACCATTGCCCTGTTGTGGAATGCGGCCTTGTCGGCAAGACGATGCACCAGGTGGACGAGAATGTGAGCATCGAGCAGATCCATCAACTCAAGGCGATCTATGGCCGCATCCTGCGCGACTATTTCGCCGGATGA
- the rnr gene encoding ribonuclease R encodes MNQMPTKAEILQWITDNPTLGAKREIAKAFGIKGAARIDLKRILKELEAEGHLEKRKKTYRDPDRLPPVSVLQVMGTTPDGDQLARPLEWHGEGAEPVVLLIPRAADPALGEGERILAKLQQVKGEAHHYEARLIRRIGHNPTKVLGIYRKGTEGGRILPIDKGQGNEWQVEAAQTHGAQDGELVEAEQAGPKGRMGLPRARIVSRLGDPSAPRAVSLIAIHQHGIPDDFPDDVIAEADAQKPAGLKGREDLRDLPLVTIDPSDARDHDDACYAHADDASDNAGGHVIWVAIADVAHYVTPGSALDTEARKRGNSSYFPDRVVPMLPDRLSGDLCSLHEGVPRACIAVRMRIDEFGQKLDQTFHRGIMRSGASLTYQEVQAAMDGQPSERAAEMMDEVIRPLYAAYSALKHARGTRQPLDLDLPERKVVLTEEGKVLSVNFTERLDAHKLIEEFMVLANVAAAETLSARKSPLLFRVHEEPSEEKLDALREVAEAAGLVLAKGQVLRTSHINALLHGAAGTDQSEQINMSTLRAMTQAYYAPVNFGHFGLALRSYAHFTSPIRRYADLIVHRALISAHGWGDDGLTAAEIEQLEATAKHISETERRSMMAERDTNDRYLAAFLSERVGEEFTGRISGVAKFGAFVRLDETGADGLIPVRNIGNEYFHFDADSATLMGSDSGRIITLGQRVTVKLAEALPITGGIALDLITVEGKEMPEGGRGAGRGRSHGKPPKRKLGAAKKKAAKTGRKVERKRRG; translated from the coding sequence ATGAACCAGATGCCCACCAAAGCCGAGATCCTGCAATGGATCACCGATAATCCCACCCTCGGCGCCAAGCGCGAGATCGCAAAGGCGTTCGGCATCAAGGGCGCGGCCCGGATCGATCTCAAGCGCATCCTCAAAGAGCTTGAGGCAGAGGGCCATCTGGAGAAGCGCAAGAAAACCTATCGCGACCCGGATCGCCTGCCGCCTGTCAGCGTGCTGCAGGTTATGGGCACGACGCCCGATGGCGATCAACTGGCGAGGCCCCTTGAATGGCACGGCGAGGGCGCCGAGCCGGTCGTGCTGCTGATTCCGCGCGCCGCTGATCCGGCCTTGGGCGAGGGCGAGCGCATCCTCGCCAAGCTGCAGCAGGTCAAAGGCGAGGCGCATCATTACGAGGCGCGGCTGATCCGGCGCATCGGCCATAACCCCACGAAGGTTCTGGGCATCTATCGCAAGGGCACCGAAGGAGGCCGCATCCTGCCCATCGACAAGGGTCAGGGCAATGAATGGCAGGTGGAGGCAGCGCAGACGCACGGTGCGCAGGATGGGGAACTGGTCGAGGCGGAGCAGGCGGGGCCGAAGGGCCGCATGGGCCTGCCGCGCGCGCGCATTGTAAGCCGCCTTGGCGATCCTTCGGCGCCGCGCGCGGTATCGCTGATCGCCATTCACCAGCACGGCATCCCCGACGATTTCCCCGATGATGTCATCGCAGAGGCCGACGCGCAGAAGCCTGCGGGCCTGAAAGGCCGCGAGGATCTTCGCGATCTGCCGCTGGTCACGATCGACCCTTCGGATGCGCGTGACCACGATGACGCCTGCTATGCCCATGCCGACGATGCGTCGGATAATGCGGGCGGTCATGTGATCTGGGTCGCCATCGCGGATGTCGCCCATTACGTGACGCCCGGCAGCGCGCTCGATACCGAGGCGCGCAAGCGCGGCAATTCCAGCTACTTCCCCGACCGCGTCGTGCCCATGCTGCCCGATCGTCTTTCGGGCGATCTCTGCTCGCTCCACGAAGGCGTGCCGCGCGCCTGCATTGCCGTGCGCATGCGCATCGACGAATTCGGGCAGAAGCTGGACCAGACGTTCCATCGGGGCATCATGCGCTCGGGCGCGTCGCTGACCTACCAGGAGGTGCAGGCGGCGATGGACGGCCAGCCGTCCGAACGGGCCGCCGAGATGATGGACGAAGTGATCCGGCCCCTCTACGCCGCGTATTCCGCGCTGAAACACGCGCGCGGCACGCGCCAGCCGCTCGATCTGGACCTGCCCGAGCGCAAGGTCGTCCTCACCGAGGAAGGCAAGGTTCTGAGCGTCAATTTCACCGAGCGGCTGGACGCGCACAAGCTGATCGAGGAATTCATGGTGCTGGCCAATGTCGCCGCCGCCGAGACGCTGAGCGCCAGGAAATCGCCGCTCCTCTTCCGGGTTCACGAAGAGCCGTCCGAGGAAAAGCTCGACGCGCTGCGCGAGGTGGCCGAGGCGGCGGGGCTGGTGCTGGCCAAGGGGCAGGTGCTGCGCACCTCGCATATCAACGCGCTTCTGCACGGCGCGGCGGGCACCGACCAATCCGAGCAGATCAACATGAGCACCCTGCGCGCCATGACGCAGGCCTATTACGCGCCGGTCAATTTCGGCCATTTCGGGCTGGCGCTACGCTCCTACGCGCATTTCACCTCGCCCATTCGTCGCTATGCGGACCTGATCGTGCACCGGGCGCTGATCTCGGCGCATGGCTGGGGCGATGACGGGCTGACGGCGGCGGAGATCGAGCAGCTGGAGGCGACGGCCAAGCATATCTCGGAAACCGAGCGGCGCAGCATGATGGCCGAGCGGGACACGAATGACCGCTATCTGGCCGCGTTCCTGAGCGAGCGCGTGGGCGAGGAATTTACCGGCCGCATCAGCGGCGTCGCCAAGTTCGGTGCCTTCGTGCGGCTGGACGAAACGGGCGCCGATGGCCTCATACCAGTGCGCAATATCGGCAACGAATATTTCCACTTCGACGCCGATAGCGCGACATTGATGGGGTCCGACTCGGGGCGCATCATTACGCTGGGCCAGCGCGTTACGGTCAAGCTGGCCGAGGCGCTGCCGATCACGGGCGGCATCGCGCTGGACCTGATTACGGTCGAGGGCAAGGAAATGCCCGAGGGCGGCCGAGGCGCAGGGCGCGGCCGCAGCCATGGCAAGCCGCCCAAGCGCAAGCTGGGCGCGGCCAAGAAAAAGGCGGCCAAGACCGGGCGCAAGGTCGAGCGCAAGCGGCGCGGTTAA
- a CDS encoding Hint domain-containing protein yields the protein MVDGVEIPINRNASAEQMAQEMFGPDVIIESATYTGDRDSSGIYSDGDAISPGVMPGNTGVMFSTGDLRGFTNNTRWWQGGSNTSTSQTTNSSGPNSYADAISDFDAAAGARTFDASFIDVDFRPSGDMLTMQFVFSSDEYPEFALGAFQDFVGVWINGQQVQLSVGDGDIDPNNLNAGSNGNLFIDNQNDQYNTEMDGFTVNLTLKIPVNANQTNSIRIGIADVTDSNYDSTLIIAGGSIQSTVLALDDATKLDPSGSKNLDVLANDVNNGAGILTITHINGQAVSVGDTVTLNSGQTVQLNADGTLGLTGDGDEEEFTFTYTVENATGISDTGFVLVDSVPCFVAGTMIKTAHGLKPVETLQPGDLVMTRDEGAQPLRWIGSRRIAAAGDFAPIHIDAGTFGDHGALALSPLHRVLIRDSLAELLFGEGEVLVAARDLVNDRSVRRVPGGEVEYVHILFDRHQVVYSEGLETESFLPGPQTARSFEADIVQEICAIFPELCPETGAGYSPAARRMLKRYEAQLLMSGARAA from the coding sequence ATGGTTGACGGCGTAGAGATACCAATCAACAGGAATGCCTCTGCCGAGCAGATGGCCCAAGAGATGTTCGGTCCCGATGTGATCATCGAGAGCGCGACATACACCGGAGACCGCGACAGCTCGGGCATTTACAGCGACGGCGACGCGATTTCACCTGGGGTGATGCCCGGCAACACGGGCGTCATGTTCTCGACGGGTGATTTGCGCGGTTTCACCAACAATACCCGCTGGTGGCAGGGCGGCTCGAACACTTCGACATCCCAAACCACCAATTCGAGTGGCCCCAACAGCTACGCGGACGCAATATCGGATTTCGATGCCGCAGCAGGCGCGCGCACGTTCGACGCATCCTTCATCGACGTCGATTTCAGACCTTCGGGCGACATGCTGACCATGCAGTTCGTCTTTTCCTCCGACGAGTATCCCGAATTCGCCCTTGGCGCGTTTCAGGATTTCGTCGGCGTCTGGATCAATGGTCAGCAGGTCCAGCTCAGCGTTGGCGACGGCGACATAGACCCCAACAATCTCAACGCCGGGTCCAACGGCAACCTGTTCATCGACAACCAGAACGACCAGTACAACACCGAGATGGACGGCTTTACCGTCAACCTGACGCTCAAGATCCCGGTGAATGCAAACCAGACCAACTCGATCCGGATCGGCATCGCCGATGTGACCGACAGCAATTACGACAGCACGCTGATCATTGCGGGCGGCAGCATCCAGAGTACCGTGCTGGCCCTTGACGATGCGACCAAGCTGGATCCTAGCGGATCCAAGAACCTCGACGTGCTGGCCAATGACGTCAACAACGGCGCAGGCATCCTGACGATCACGCATATCAACGGGCAAGCGGTCAGTGTGGGCGATACCGTCACGCTCAATAGCGGCCAGACGGTACAGCTGAACGCCGATGGCACACTGGGCCTGACCGGCGATGGCGACGAAGAAGAGTTCACCTTCACCTACACGGTCGAGAACGCAACAGGGATCAGCGATACCGGGTTCGTTCTGGTGGACAGCGTGCCGTGCTTTGTTGCGGGGACCATGATTAAGACCGCCCACGGACTGAAACCTGTCGAGACGTTGCAGCCCGGCGACCTGGTGATGACCCGCGACGAGGGCGCCCAGCCGCTGCGCTGGATCGGCAGTCGGCGCATCGCGGCGGCAGGCGACTTCGCGCCCATCCACATCGACGCGGGCACATTCGGTGATCACGGCGCGCTGGCGCTGTCGCCTCTGCACCGCGTGCTGATCCGCGACAGCCTGGCCGAGCTACTCTTTGGCGAGGGCGAGGTTCTGGTGGCGGCGCGCGATCTGGTCAATGACCGCTCGGTGCGGCGCGTGCCCGGCGGCGAGGTGGAATATGTCCATATCCTCTTCGACCGCCATCAGGTGGTCTATTCCGAAGGGCTCGAGACGGAAAGCTTTCTTCCGGGACCGCAGACGGCCCGGAGTTTCGAGGCGGACATCGTGCAGGAGATCTGCGCGATCTTCCCCGAGCTTTGCCCCGAAACCGGCGCAGGCTACAGCCCCGCGGCGCGGCGCATGCTGAAACGCTACGAAGCGCAGCTTCTCATGTCTGGCGCGCGGGCCGCCTGA
- a CDS encoding sodium:calcium antiporter, whose protein sequence is MIAALPLPYLIAATLLAGAAVVFASIRATRLADIIADRTRMGEALIGGLILGGATSIAGVIVSVDAASSGDASYAFSNAVGGIAAQTLFLAIADLLHKRANLEHAAAEPANLFQTVMLIILLSLPLAAMAGPDIAYVGIHPVSLLLFLAYLVGVRIAAEVRERPMWQAVDTDETREDAPEDPEEARRSARKPALIFAGLVVIMAAGGWVIGQSGQAVISRYGLASSLVGALGTAVITSLPELVTTLVAVRRGALQLAVGGIIGGNTFDTLFLVGADIAYRDGSIYHAVEGNDLYWLATGLLMTGVLLAGLIVRQRRGPGRIGVESVLMMAIYGLALSVEIFA, encoded by the coding sequence ATGATCGCCGCTCTGCCGTTGCCTTATCTGATCGCCGCGACCTTGCTTGCCGGGGCCGCGGTTGTTTTTGCGTCGATCCGCGCGACGCGGCTGGCCGATATCATCGCCGACCGAACCCGCATGGGCGAGGCGCTGATCGGCGGGCTCATACTGGGCGGCGCCACCTCGATCGCGGGTGTCATCGTTTCGGTCGACGCCGCGTCCTCGGGGGATGCCAGCTACGCGTTTTCGAATGCAGTAGGCGGGATCGCGGCGCAGACGCTGTTTCTGGCCATTGCAGATTTGCTACACAAGCGCGCCAATCTGGAGCATGCGGCGGCGGAGCCTGCCAACCTTTTTCAGACGGTCATGCTGATCATTCTACTCAGTCTGCCGCTGGCCGCGATGGCGGGGCCTGACATTGCCTATGTCGGTATCCATCCCGTCTCACTCTTGCTTTTTCTCGCCTATCTGGTCGGGGTGCGTATCGCTGCCGAAGTGCGCGAGCGGCCCATGTGGCAAGCCGTCGATACTGATGAGACGCGCGAGGACGCGCCAGAGGACCCTGAAGAGGCGCGCCGTTCGGCGCGCAAGCCCGCGCTGATCTTTGCCGGCCTCGTCGTCATCATGGCCGCGGGCGGATGGGTGATCGGGCAATCGGGGCAGGCGGTGATTTCGCGCTACGGGCTTGCCTCCAGCCTTGTCGGTGCCCTTGGCACCGCCGTGATCACGTCGCTGCCCGAATTGGTGACGACGCTGGTCGCCGTCCGGCGCGGGGCGCTGCAACTGGCGGTGGGCGGCATTATCGGGGGCAATACGTTTGACACGCTCTTTCTGGTCGGCGCCGATATCGCCTATCGGGACGGATCGATTTATCATGCCGTCGAGGGCAATGACCTCTACTGGCTGGCGACCGGCCTTTTGATGACGGGCGTCCTGCTGGCCGGTCTGATCGTAAGGCAAAGGCGCGGGCCGGGGAGGATCGGCGTTGAAAGCGTGCTGATGATGGCGATTTATGGCCTCGCGCTCAGCGTCGAGATCTTCGCCTGA
- a CDS encoding Hsp20 family protein, which yields MTKLTLGAHPYMLGFDQLERLLERSAKSGNEGYPPFNIEQTSDNSYRITLAVAGFGEDDLSVTVEDRQLVIRGRQGADMGERVFLHRGIAARQFQRSFVLADGVEVGAAIMENGLLHIDLTRAQPETVVQTIKINKWGQ from the coding sequence ATGACGAAACTGACGCTGGGGGCGCACCCCTATATGCTGGGCTTTGACCAGCTGGAACGGCTGCTTGAGCGCAGCGCGAAATCCGGTAACGAGGGGTACCCGCCCTTCAATATCGAGCAGACCTCCGACAATTCCTATCGCATCACGCTGGCCGTCGCGGGCTTTGGCGAGGATGATCTGTCGGTCACCGTCGAGGACCGCCAATTGGTGATCCGGGGCCGGCAGGGCGCCGATATGGGTGAGCGGGTGTTCCTGCACCGAGGCATCGCCGCGCGGCAGTTCCAGCGCAGTTTCGTGCTGGCCGATGGCGTCGAAGTGGGCGCCGCGATCATGGAGAACGGACTTTTGCATATCGACTTGACCCGGGCCCAACCCGAGACAGTTGTTCAGACAATAAAGATCAACAAATGGGGCCAATAG
- the purE gene encoding 5-(carboxyamino)imidazole ribonucleotide mutase → MPKIEVGIIMGSQSDWPTMKEAADILDALEVPFETRIVSAHRTPDRLWSYGAEAASRGLKAIIAGAGGAAHLPGMMASKTRVPVIGVPVQTRALSGVDSLYSIVQMPKGYPVATMAIGSAGAANAGLMAAAILANSDAALAERLDAWRAALSASIPEEPSDD, encoded by the coding sequence ATGCCGAAAATAGAGGTCGGGATCATCATGGGCAGCCAATCTGACTGGCCCACGATGAAGGAAGCCGCAGATATTCTGGACGCGCTTGAGGTGCCCTTTGAGACGCGCATCGTCTCGGCCCATCGCACGCCCGACAGGCTTTGGTCCTATGGCGCCGAAGCGGCATCGCGCGGGCTCAAGGCGATCATCGCGGGCGCGGGCGGCGCCGCGCACCTGCCGGGCATGATGGCGTCCAAGACGCGTGTGCCGGTGATCGGCGTGCCGGTGCAGACACGCGCGCTTTCGGGCGTCGACAGCCTCTATTCCATCGTGCAAATGCCCAAGGGCTATCCCGTGGCCACCATGGCCATCGGCAGCGCGGGCGCGGCAAATGCCGGCCTTATGGCGGCCGCGATCCTTGCCAATAGCGACGCTGCGCTGGCCGAACGACTGGACGCGTGGCGCGCAGCCCTTTCGGCCTCGATCCCCGAGGAGCCTAGCGATGACTGA
- a CDS encoding TIGR04282 family arsenosugar biosynthesis glycosyltransferase, with protein MRPTLVIMLKEPRPGRVKTRLGREIGMTAAAWWFRHQTARLIRRLEDPRWRLVLAVAPDRAGLASRVWPAHLPRVAQGQGDLGARMARLLRGVGQGPICIIGGDIPGIRAAHVARAFAALGAHDAVFGPAPDGGYWLIGLKRSGGIPARFLGDVRWSTEHALQDSCATLPDARIAYVDTLRDVDTAADLAQAR; from the coding sequence ATCCGCCCCACGCTGGTCATCATGCTGAAAGAGCCGCGTCCCGGCAGGGTCAAGACGCGGCTTGGGCGCGAGATCGGCATGACCGCTGCCGCATGGTGGTTCCGCCATCAGACAGCGCGCCTGATCCGGAGGCTGGAGGATCCGCGCTGGCGCCTTGTGCTGGCCGTGGCCCCGGATCGCGCGGGTCTGGCCAGCCGCGTCTGGCCCGCACATCTGCCGCGCGTGGCGCAGGGGCAGGGCGATCTGGGCGCGCGCATGGCGCGCCTGCTGCGCGGCGTAGGGCAGGGCCCGATCTGCATCATCGGCGGAGATATCCCCGGCATCCGGGCGGCGCATGTCGCGCGCGCCTTCGCGGCGCTGGGCGCGCACGATGCGGTCTTCGGCCCCGCGCCCGATGGCGGCTATTGGCTGATCGGGCTGAAGCGAAGCGGTGGCATCCCCGCGCGTTTCTTGGGCGACGTGCGCTGGTCCACCGAACACGCGCTGCAAGACAGTTGCGCGACCTTGCCGGACGCGCGCATCGCCTACGTCGATACATTGCGCGACGTCGATACAGCGGCCGATCTGGCGCAGGCGCGATAG
- a CDS encoding Hint domain-containing protein: MGWIGIATHEIGRFDPAGLGAHRGAAAQSLTGNAEAGTILIDTYLSPDARPQTLIGFARAGDAGGMLSLKVVPTGGIVLIDDLGGDVRHAALNHDLDGRSDQVRVRYSWDSSAPNGTLTLKHLSSGTIRRAPVPTGHPIALEDLRMLTRFPAHRIMDPDVGFVAVSDEVEPIGAMPGLTGAVPIATPRGDVPVARLKRGDTVLTATGDVVPILRAVRQTVPAFGSLRPVRLRAPFFGLRHDIVIAPHQRLVIGGSEVEYMFGTEAALVPARHLVNGSSAYHGTGPDLVTYHHLLLPEHQAIIAAGCPVESLYIGRLRRDREALAASPLAKLDPSRLPEHARPIWPVLKPFEARTLAMHRAA; encoded by the coding sequence ATGGGTTGGATCGGCATCGCCACGCACGAGATCGGCCGGTTCGACCCGGCCGGGCTTGGCGCGCATCGCGGCGCGGCGGCGCAATCGCTGACCGGCAACGCCGAGGCGGGCACGATCCTGATCGACACCTACCTGTCCCCGGATGCGCGCCCCCAGACGCTGATCGGTTTTGCCCGTGCAGGCGATGCGGGCGGTATGCTGTCGCTCAAGGTCGTGCCGACGGGCGGGATCGTGCTGATCGATGATCTGGGCGGCGACGTGCGGCACGCCGCACTCAATCACGATCTGGACGGGCGCAGCGATCAGGTGCGGGTGCGCTATTCCTGGGACAGCTCTGCGCCCAATGGCACATTGACGCTCAAGCATCTCTCCAGCGGAACAATCCGCCGCGCGCCGGTTCCAACAGGGCACCCCATCGCGCTCGAGGATCTGCGCATGCTGACGCGCTTTCCGGCGCACCGCATCATGGATCCCGATGTCGGCTTCGTCGCCGTCTCGGACGAGGTCGAGCCCATCGGCGCCATGCCGGGCCTGACCGGCGCCGTGCCCATCGCCACGCCGCGCGGCGACGTTCCTGTCGCACGGCTGAAGCGCGGCGATACGGTGCTGACGGCCACGGGCGATGTCGTCCCGATCCTACGCGCGGTGCGGCAGACCGTGCCCGCCTTCGGCTCGCTCCGGCCTGTACGGCTGCGCGCACCGTTCTTCGGCCTGAGGCACGACATTGTCATCGCCCCGCATCAGCGGCTGGTGATCGGAGGCAGCGAAGTGGAATACATGTTCGGGACCGAAGCCGCGCTTGTCCCGGCGCGTCATCTGGTCAACGGCTCATCCGCGTATCACGGCACCGGGCCGGACCTTGTGACCTATCACCACCTGCTCCTACCCGAGCATCAGGCCATCATCGCCGCGGGCTGCCCCGTCGAAAGCCTCTATATCGGGCGCTTGCGCCGCGACCGCGAGGCGCTGGCCGCCTCACCTTTGGCCAAGCTGGACCCATCGCGCCTGCCCGAGCATGCGCGGCCTATCTGGCCGGTCCTCAAACCCTTTGAGGCACGCACTTTGGCAATGCACCGCGCCGCCTAG
- a CDS encoding DUF1150 family protein, which produces MDTEFEFAHEAGHRIAYVRSVAVEDLPEDVQSQVGDLTTLYAVHDEAGERLALVSDRKMAFVLARQHDLDPVTVH; this is translated from the coding sequence ATGGATACCGAATTCGAATTTGCGCACGAAGCGGGCCACCGCATCGCCTATGTCCGCTCGGTCGCGGTCGAGGATCTGCCCGAGGATGTGCAGAGCCAGGTGGGTGATCTGACCACACTTTACGCCGTGCATGATGAGGCGGGCGAGCGTCTGGCCTTGGTCAGCGACCGCAAGATGGCCTTCGTGCTGGCACGCCAGCATGATCTGGATCCCGTCACCGTGCATTGA
- a CDS encoding 5-(carboxyamino)imidazole ribonucleotide synthase translates to MTDPLKTGATIGILGGGQLGRMLSVAASRLGFKTCIFEPGEDCPASHVAHRHIAAPYDNEDALRTFAEACDVITYEFENIPTSALDILEKLRPVYPDRQALRVSQDRLVEKAFLNDLGLKTAPFAAVDDGNDISEAMAEIGLPAILKTRRFGYDGKGQVRLKDPKKAEAALADMQGAPAIYEGFVDFSHEVSVIAARNAAGDVSAFDPGQNVHEDGILRTTTIPAKLSPAQRSDAVLLAAQILNKLDYVGVMGVELFVTADGLIVNEIAPRVHNSGHWTQNGCTVDQFEQHIRAVAGWPLGDGKRHSNVVMENLIGDDMDRVPELARDGSCALHLYGKAEVKPGRKMGHVNRVTGPA, encoded by the coding sequence ATGACTGATCCGCTGAAAACAGGCGCCACCATCGGCATTCTCGGCGGTGGTCAGTTGGGCCGCATGCTCTCGGTCGCGGCCTCGCGGCTGGGGTTCAAGACCTGCATCTTCGAGCCGGGCGAAGATTGCCCCGCCAGCCACGTCGCGCACCGCCACATTGCCGCGCCCTACGACAATGAGGACGCGCTGCGAACCTTCGCGGAAGCCTGCGACGTCATCACTTACGAATTCGAGAATATCCCCACCTCCGCGCTCGACATCCTAGAGAAGCTGCGCCCCGTCTATCCTGACCGCCAGGCGCTACGCGTCAGTCAAGACCGGCTGGTGGAAAAGGCATTTCTCAATGATCTGGGTCTCAAGACCGCGCCCTTCGCCGCCGTCGATGATGGCAATGACATCAGCGAGGCGATGGCCGAGATCGGCCTGCCCGCCATCCTGAAAACCCGTCGCTTCGGCTATGATGGCAAGGGCCAGGTGCGGCTGAAAGACCCGAAGAAGGCCGAGGCCGCGCTGGCCGATATGCAAGGCGCGCCCGCCATCTACGAAGGCTTTGTCGACTTCTCGCATGAGGTGTCCGTGATTGCCGCGCGCAATGCGGCGGGCGACGTTTCAGCCTTTGATCCCGGCCAGAACGTGCATGAGGACGGCATCTTGCGCACGACCACCATCCCGGCCAAGCTCTCGCCCGCGCAGCGCAGTGACGCGGTCCTGCTGGCGGCGCAAATCCTGAACAAGCTGGATTACGTTGGCGTCATGGGCGTCGAACTTTTTGTCACTGCGGACGGGCTCATCGTCAACGAAATCGCGCCGCGCGTGCATAATTCCGGCCATTGGACGCAGAATGGCTGCACCGTCGACCAGTTCGAGCAGCATATCCGCGCCGTTGCGGGCTGGCCGCTGGGCGATGGCAAGCGGCACTCGAACGTGGTGATGGAGAACCTGATCGGCGACGACATGGACCGCGTGCCAGAGCTGGCCCGTGATGGCAGCTGTGCACTGCATCTTTACGGCAAGGCCGAGGTGAAGCCCGGCCGCAAGATGGGCCATGTGAACCGCGTGACCGGCCCGGCTTAA
- a CDS encoding YdcH family protein: protein MNAYSELAMKSDDVLRVELEQFRREHRDLDEAIAALEERTVRDPLTVKRLKQQKLRLKDRIAYIEDRLLPDIIA, encoded by the coding sequence ATGAACGCCTATAGCGAACTTGCGATGAAATCGGACGACGTGCTCCGCGTCGAGCTGGAGCAGTTTCGCCGCGAGCATCGCGATCTGGACGAGGCCATCGCAGCCTTGGAAGAGCGCACCGTGCGCGATCCACTGACGGTCAAACGGCTCAAGCAGCAAAAGCTGCGACTCAAGGACCGCATCGCCTATATCGAGGATCGCCTTCTGCCCGATATCATCGCCTGA